One window of the Eschrichtius robustus isolate mEscRob2 chromosome X, mEscRob2.pri, whole genome shotgun sequence genome contains the following:
- the LOC137757459 gene encoding polyadenylate-binding protein 1-like 2 isoform X2, translating into MASLYVGDLHPEVTEAMLYEKFSPAGPILSIRICRDKITRRSLGYAYVNYQQPVDAKRALETLNFDVIKGRPVRIMWSQRDPSLRKSGVGNVFIKNLGKTIDNKALYNIFSAFGNILSCKVACDEKGPKGYGFVHFQKQESAERAIDAMNGMFLNYRKIFVGRFKSHKEREAERGAWARQSTSADVKDFEEDTDEEATLR; encoded by the coding sequence ATGGCTTCGCTGTACGTGGGCGACCTGCACCCTGAGGTGACGGAGGCAATGCTGTACGAGAAGTTCAGCCCGGCCGGGCCCATCCTCTCCATCCGCATTTGCAGGGACAAGATCACCCGCCGCTCGTTGGGCTATGCGTATGTCAACTACCAGCAACCGGTGGACGCCAAGCGGGCCCTGGAGACCCTGAACTTTGATGTCATCAAGGGCAGGCCAGTGCGCATCATGTGGTCCCAGCGGGACCCCTCGCTCCGCAAGAGCGGGGTGGGCAACGTCTTCATCAAGAACCTGGGCAAAACCATCGACAACAAGGCGCTGTACAACATCTTCTCGGCGTTCGGCAACATCCTCTCCTGCAAAGTGGCCTGCGACGAAAAGGGGCCCAAGGGCTACGGGTTCGTGCACTTCCAGAAGCAGGAGTCCGCCGAGCGGGCCATCGATGCAATGAATGGCATGTTCCTGAACTACCGCAAAATTTTCGTTGGGAGATTCAAGTCGCATAAGGAACGAGAGGCCGAAAGGGGAGCCTGGGCCAGGCAGTCCACCAGTGCTGACGTCAAGGATTTCGAGGAAGACACCGACGAGGAGGCCACCTTGCGATGA
- the LOC137757459 gene encoding polyadenylate-binding protein 1-like 2 isoform X1 produces MHVLACYRMASLYVGDLHPEVTEAMLYEKFSPAGPILSIRICRDKITRRSLGYAYVNYQQPVDAKRALETLNFDVIKGRPVRIMWSQRDPSLRKSGVGNVFIKNLGKTIDNKALYNIFSAFGNILSCKVACDEKGPKGYGFVHFQKQESAERAIDAMNGMFLNYRKIFVGRFKSHKEREAERGAWARQSTSADVKDFEEDTDEEATLR; encoded by the exons ATGCATGTGCTAGCATGCTATAGA ATGGCTTCGCTGTACGTGGGCGACCTGCACCCTGAGGTGACGGAGGCAATGCTGTACGAGAAGTTCAGCCCGGCCGGGCCCATCCTCTCCATCCGCATTTGCAGGGACAAGATCACCCGCCGCTCGTTGGGCTATGCGTATGTCAACTACCAGCAACCGGTGGACGCCAAGCGGGCCCTGGAGACCCTGAACTTTGATGTCATCAAGGGCAGGCCAGTGCGCATCATGTGGTCCCAGCGGGACCCCTCGCTCCGCAAGAGCGGGGTGGGCAACGTCTTCATCAAGAACCTGGGCAAAACCATCGACAACAAGGCGCTGTACAACATCTTCTCGGCGTTCGGCAACATCCTCTCCTGCAAAGTGGCCTGCGACGAAAAGGGGCCCAAGGGCTACGGGTTCGTGCACTTCCAGAAGCAGGAGTCCGCCGAGCGGGCCATCGATGCAATGAATGGCATGTTCCTGAACTACCGCAAAATTTTCGTTGGGAGATTCAAGTCGCATAAGGAACGAGAGGCCGAAAGGGGAGCCTGGGCCAGGCAGTCCACCAGTGCTGACGTCAAGGATTTCGAGGAAGACACCGACGAGGAGGCCACCTTGCGATGA